The following DNA comes from Streptomyces pristinaespiralis.
GTGTCCGGGGGGGCCTCGCGGTACGCCGCCGCAGGCTGCGCAGGGTCCGGCCGGAGCCCGGTTCGGGGCCCGGCCGCCAGGCCGTAGGGGAGGGCAGGGGCACACACCCCCGCGGGCGGGACGTCAGGCCGAGGCGAGGGCGTCCGCGTCCTGCGGCGCCGCGGCCGGTGCCGGCAGGGCTTCACGCTCCCGCAGGCTCAGCGCCAGCCTCAGCACCGCGATCCACATCAGGGAGGAACCGAGCATGTGCGCGCCGACCAGCAGCTCCGGCACCCCGGTGAAGTACTGGACGTAGCCGAGCACGCCCTGCAGCAGCACCACGAGCAGCAGGTCACGCGCGCGGGCGCGGGTGTCGTCCGGGGCGTCGACCACGCGCAGGACGAGCCACATCGCCACCGCCAGCGCACACACCACCCACGCGGCGATCGCGTGGACGTGCGCGGCGGCGGACCAGTCCCACGGCATGCGCGGGACGTCACTGCTGTCGCCCGCGTGCTTGCCGGAGCCCGTCACCGTCGTGCCGAGGGTGATGAGCACCGCGGAGACCCCGACGATCGCCCAGGACAGCCTGCGGACCGGCCGCGGGACCCGCGGACGCGGCGCGCCGTCGCCTTCGTGGGTGCGCACCCAGGTGACGGTCGCGACCGTGAGCAGAGCGTTGGCCAGCAGGAAGTGGCCGGCCACCGACCACGGGTTGAGGCCCGCCCACACCGTGATGCCGCCGATGACGGCGTTGCCCATCACGATCCAGAACTGCACCCAGGCCAGCCTGGTCAGCCCGCGCCGCCGCGGCTTCACGGCACGCACCGCGACGATCGCCCAGCCGACGGCCGCCGACAGGACGTACGTCAGCATCCGGTTGCCGAACTCGATCGCGCCGTGGAGGCCCTGCTCGGGTGTGGCGAAGAGACTGTCGTCCG
Coding sequences within:
- a CDS encoding COX15/CtaA family protein codes for the protein MQTPLAYIAQRWTPSPKILRRAALSAVVMTIVIVVTGGAVRLTGSGLGCDTWPKCTDDSLFATPEQGLHGAIEFGNRMLTYVLSAAVGWAIVAVRAVKPRRRGLTRLAWVQFWIVMGNAVIGGITVWAGLNPWSVAGHFLLANALLTVATVTWVRTHEGDGAPRPRVPRPVRRLSWAIVGVSAVLITLGTTVTGSGKHAGDSSDVPRMPWDWSAAAHVHAIAAWVVCALAVAMWLVLRVVDAPDDTRARARDLLLVVLLQGVLGYVQYFTGVPELLVGAHMLGSSLMWIAVLRLALSLREREALPAPAAAPQDADALASA